The Fusarium fujikuroi IMI 58289 draft genome, chromosome FFUJ_chr01 sequence CTTGTCAGCATCTGCGTTTCCGATGTAGAAGGTGTCAGACTCGGAAACAATGACCCGATGTCCCTTTTTAAGGATCTTTGCAGTGGTGCCTTTGTGCCAGGTTTGAATAATCCAGTCCTTTGCCAAAGTGATACTCTTTTCCGAGTCGGTGAGAGGATCGTCCCATAAGATGACCGATTTCTTCGGCGTAAGAGTCTTGAGCCAGTTCAGAAACGTATTGAATAACTTGTTATCGTCCTTGGTGTTCCACATGTATGCGACTTCATCGCCACCAAAGTGATGGTAAGGTGAGCCGAAATACCCGTCGACAGTTGATACCAAGCTGGTGATATTATCATACACTGCTTTGTTGTTCTGTCTGATGTCGAGCTGTGCGTCCGGTTTTGTCAAGCTTGCCTTGCCTACTACCAGATTCTTTTTCCATATTCCCCTAACAGAATGTTGTTAGATCATGATGCGGCAAAGGTGAAATAGTGACAAACCATATATCACTATGACCAGGCATGTCCGTCTCTGGATATACCATAATTCCCAAATTCTCAGCATAAGATACGATGTTCTGGATATCGCTGGGCGTATAGTATGTGTGAGTCTGACTATACTTGACACTTGCATTCGTCAAGCCCTCACCCCCGGGCCAGAGCAGAGGAAAACTTTCCGCATCATAGATATGCCAGTGAAAGACATTGAAGTTGTATTGGTGAAGCAAGGTCAACAAATGAAGAATAGCTTTGACAGGGAAGAATTTTCGGCCTGTATCCAGCATGAATCCTCTGTGAGGATAGAGGTTGGAAGCCATCTTTTGCAGCTTTGAAATGGATGAGTTGAGGAACTGCGAGAGTAATTTTCGTATCGATGCAGCTTATTTATAGGGCTTATGAGCTGACCGGAATTCGGCAAGGCGAGGCAGACTCGGGCGGCAGGGGAAAAGTATTGCGGGGTAGCTAAATTCACAGCTTTTACACACTCGCATAACCCGGCTCGGGCACAAGGCGAGTAATGAAGCGCGTAAGTTGCAAAGGGTAATTGCACAATATGATTTAAGAGTCAGGAAATTGTCTCAGCTTTGTTTTCTGGGCTGGTTGCACTTTAAATAAAGGCCTGAAAAGTCTGGTTTAGGGCTGTGAAAAGTACCATTGTCTTGTGGGATGCCTCCCGAAGGAATGTGGCTTGAATCCTTGATGACATAAAAGCTGAAAGTGGTAAGGCTCAAGGCGGCTTAGCATATTCTCGGACTCGCTCGTGGTCTAGGCGCTGGCTATGAATCCACATGCTAGGAATATTCACTGGAGGCTTTAGGACTAGAGTGGTCTGATCGGTGCGAGAGCTAACGCTAGTCAGGTTGTCTAGTTTCTGAAGCATTATTACATATTTCAAATAGAAGACAAGAATGTAAAAGAGCGGTAATAATGTATATTACAGTGTTAACTATTGTACTTGTCGCCCCGAGCCCCATTGCCATCTTGATCAGTGCTCTTTGACTAGAGCCAATACAAAGCCATTAAAGATAGGCGTGGGCAACATGGGGTGACACGCCACATTGGGCATCAGTGCAGCCTTGACTCTATGATCCTTTCCAATATGCGTTAAAATAGATTCTGCTCCAGGCTTTACCTCGTCATTCTTAAACATCGCCGGCACCACGTCGTCGAAGAAAACACATCCTCCAGGCCGAGTCAATTTAACAGCCCAGTCAAAATGCTCAATATGATCCTCAAATTCAGCGTCGATAAACACCATGTCAAACTGCCGTTTCTCCTCTGCCAGCTTGGGTAGGACATCAAGGGCAGCTCCGAGTATGACGTCAACGTCAAGACCTGCAACGTTCTCCAGCGCGACGTCGCGATGCTTTGGATCGATCTCAATGCTTGTCACTTTGGCACCGCCTTGAGCGAAGCAGATAGCTGAGTATCCTCCAAGTGTACCAATTTCTAGTACAGACTTGGCGCCCATGAGCTGAGTAAGGATAGATAGATGTTGGCCAGACATTGGAGTGACGCTGATGGGGGGAAGGCCCTTGGCTTCCGAATTGGCAAGGGCTTGTTCCAGTTTGGAGTTGGGGGTAAGGAGAGCATCGTTGGCGAGAGTATCCAAAATCGGAGCCTGGCGGAAATTGTCGAAACTGGCAGCAGCCGCCAGAGCTTTGAAGTCAATCTCGGGCATGTCGATAGCTATTATATGATAAGATTGGGCAGCAAGGTTTCTTGAGTATTGAATTGAAACAAAAGTAGTGTGTAGTAGCTACTGGAATAAAGAACTCGTTAAGACTCTATGCATTGCTATAAATACtagatctcatcatcagatctTGGAGACGGATCCGAGATCTCCAGAGTCCATGGACCGGACCGGACCGGACACGAGTCAACATTCGGCAATATGATTCGTCCTTGCTAAAGCCCGATGATTAACCGCTCACTGACTCTACTCCGGATCTGACGGATCCGCGGATCCGAGCCCATTTGGTACATTCACAATGGCACCAGGCGCGCAGAAAAGCGCGTGTCTTTCATGTCGCCAGAGAAAGCTCAAATGCGATCGTAAGCAGCCGTGTGCGAATTGCATCGCTCGGGCGGTTGAGTGCACCGAACAAGACCTGCCTCCTAACCGAGCAGTCAAAAGACCATTACCTCAAGAGTCAGACTCTTCAGCACTGTCGAACATACTCTCGAGGTTAGACCAGATCCAAGATTACCTCAAACCTAGCAAGAGAGCAAAGCATGTCTCTATCTCGACCCCAATTGGCGACCAGCTGAACGCCATTCGCTTCGACGTGCCCAGTGTCTCGCAGTCACAAGAACCCGCATTCAATGACGTTGCTGAGTTGATGCCT is a genomic window containing:
- a CDS encoding related to O-methyltransferase, whose product is MPEIDFKALAAAASFDNFRQAPILDTLANDALLTPNSKLEQALANSEAKGLPPISVTPMSGQHLSILTQLMGAKSVLEIGTLGGYSAICFAQGGAKVTSIEIDPKHRDVALENVAGLDVDVILGAALDVLPKLAEEKRQFDMVFIDAEFEDHIEHFDWAVKLTRPGGCVFFDDVVPAMFKNDEVKPGAESILTHIGKDHRVKAALMPNVACHPMLPTPIFNGFVLALVKEH